One segment of Mobula birostris isolate sMobBir1 chromosome 27, sMobBir1.hap1, whole genome shotgun sequence DNA contains the following:
- the spsb1 gene encoding SPRY domain-containing SOCS box protein 1 — MGQRVAVGLKTVDVRDPYRPLRHEQQGLDYCKPARLDMLLDMPPVSCDVQLLHSWNNDDRSLNVFVKEDDKLIFHRHPVAQSTDGIRGKVGYTRGLHVWEITWAMRQRGTHAVVGVATIDAPLHSVGYTALVGSNCESWGWDLGRNKLYFDGKNQPSQTYPAFLEPHETFIVPDAFLVVLDMDEGTLSYMVDGHYLGVAYRGLKGKKLYPIVSAVWGHCEIRLRYINGLEPEPLPLMDLCRRSVRVALGKDRLNEIPSLPLPASLKKYLMYQ; from the exons ATGGGGCAAAGAGTTGCCGTTGGACTCAAGACTGTGGATGTGCGGGATCCTTACCGGCCTCTTCGGCATGAGCAGCAGGGACTTGACTATTGTAAGCCAGCTCGGCTGGACATGCTATTGGACATGCCACCAGTTTCTTGTGATGTCCAGCTGTTGCACTCATGGAACAATGATGACCGATCACTGAATGTATTTGTAAAAGAAGATGATAAGTTAATATTTCACCGGCATCCTGTGGCGCAGAGTACTGACGGTATCCGAGGCAAAGTTGGATACACCAGAGGACTACATGTGTGGGAGATTACTTGGGCAATGAGACAACGGGGGACACATGCAGTAGTTGGTGTTGCTACAATAGATGCTCCTTTGCATTCTGTAGGTTACACAGCACTTGTTGGAAGTAATTGTGAATCTTGGGGTTGGGACCTTGGACGCAACAAATTATACTTTGATGGCAAAAATCAGCCGAGCCAGACTTATCCAGCGTTCTTGGAGCCCCATGAGACCTTTATTGTGCCTGATGCATTCCTGGTAGTTTTGGACATGGATGAAGGAACCTTGAGTTACATGGTGGATGGACATTATCTGGGAGTAGCATATAGAGGACTTAAAGGAAAAAAACTTTACCCCATTGTAAGTGCCGTCTGGGGTCACTGTGAAATCCGACTGCGCTACATTAATGGACTTGAAC CGGAGCCATTGCCTTTGATGGATCTTTGCCGGCGTTCAGTCCGGGTTGCACTTGGCAAGGACCGCTTGAATGAAATCCCGTCACTACCACTACCAGCATCCTTGAAGAAGTACCTAATGTACCAATGA